The Homo sapiens chromosome 4, GRCh38.p14 Primary Assembly genome contains the following window.
gccactgtactccagcctgaatgacagagtgagacactctctccaaaagagaaaaaaagaaagaaagaaagaaaaagaaactggggAAGTGTCAATACCAGACATTACTTATATGTAGGCCCAGCAGGTCCTAGCCTCCATGGAGTTATTTAAAGGGTCCTCAAGACCtgctataaacaaaaataattttaatgacgGAAAGTTCATCATTGGGCATATGTCTCCAGAAGACactttctttttgtaatatttttatttttatttacttacttattttgagacaggttctccctctgtaacccaggctaggtggtgcagtggcatgatcatagctcactgcagccttgaacttctgggctcaagggattctcttgccttagccttcagagtagctgggactacaggcatgcaccagcacacctgtttgatttttttacttttttattttttattttttgtagagatgggcagcgtcttgccatgttgcccaggctggtctgaaactcctagcctcaagcaatcttcctgcctcagcctctcaaagtgctgggattacaggtgtgagctactgtgcccagccagacactttctttttcataggagatactctttaaaaatataaatgttgtttgagaagatgaaagaagaaatcatTCTCATTCACCAGTACCCATGGGGGTAGTGGGGTGAGAGGGGAAAGAATGGGAAATTGAAAGATGACACCCAATCCAGTAAGGGCAAGCAGACAGCCTGTGGTTCCTAGGAAGTCTCTTTCTCTGAGCTTGCTAAGTGCTGCCTGTCTCTAAGCTCTGGGGTTCCAGATGCTTCCCTGCAGGTCAAGGCAGGAAGACAGAGGGGCAAGCCAAGCTGTGGTAGCCATAGGGAGGAAGAAGGTGTTGGTCCTGTGGCAGGAAGAGGAAGCCAGGGGCCCTGCTAAGAGGCTGACTCACCCCACATCCACTCATTTTGGGGCTGGGTCTACCACTTGTTTATTTGAGAATGGCAGAAGGGGGGAaatgggaggactgcctgagagGTGCAGAAGAACCTGCTATGCAGAGGTCTGAATTGGCTGACCTCAGtcacagaaaaaaagcaggtgcccttttcttcttcctaccCCTAACCGGATTTTATTTCAATTCTCTAATATCATGTGAATCTTGAGGAAAGGTTGAATATAGCCTGGGAGGACTGTTGCCTAATGCAGAGGAAAGACAGCACCAAGAGAGTTGTCAGTTGTCTCCTCCTGCTCATCTAGTGATTTCTATGCCTCCTCTGTAGAGAGAGCATAGCAAGGTGGTTAAGAGTCTGGGCTtccagggttcaaatcctggtccTGCTGCCTTCTGGCTGCTGTCTTGGGCAAGTatatttaatctttctgtgcctcagttgccttATCTGGACAAGTGGGCTAATAGTATCTACCCTCACAGCATTGTTGTGACAAATAAATGATGTACTACTTGGACAGTGCCTGGAAAAATGCCTGGCAAGTATTAGCCATTACAAAGGTCAACGTAATTATGCTGCTTTATAGGTAAGATGACTGATGGCAACTCGCCAGGCACAATCAGAGGCCGAGAAGGGGTTGGACCTCTTGTTGGTGCTGTGCCCACAATATTTCACAgccttgtttttaaaagataagttgTCTCCATGATCACTCCTCTTTTCTAAGCATAGCGTGGGATTTCAAATGATAAAATTTCAGCAGGCTGCCTTCTCAGGGGATGCCAAGAAACATGAGCTGTTAGACTTGGGTTACAGTAAATCACCTTCCTTTAAGTTCTGGTTCTGGTTGGCCAGACAGCTGTTCCATTTGCTAAAAATAGATATGTTTGCCTTTCTGTTTGACCTGTAAATGACAGGATCATCTATGGACAAGCTCTCCAAAGAGTGCCTCTGGCttaattagtaaaaataattttggacttGGGGTCCAGGGTCTTGGTCCTTGGATCTACTGGATCCATTACAAGCTTCTAAACCTCAACTGAGCATGGCTCATGGTGACAGGACAAGTGCCTGATGCTCTGgtatataaaataggaaaaataatgtcTCTGCTTTAGAGTTGAGGTTAGAAGTGTGAAGTGCTTTGGGGACCCACAGGAGAGATGCTAGATCAGTTCCAAGTAGTCTATCATGCAAAAGGATTGTCTTTCCATGaccaaagggaaaagagaagtcGGAGTTTAGACAGGGTTTTAAAAGTCAGCTAAAGGCTCCCACATTGCACCTGTGGTTAACAACCACAGGCCGTGTTGCATTCTTTACCTGGCACTTTTCGGGATAATAcaggagcatttaaaaaatagataagtcAATGAATGCACTTAGGGGGACATCGGCTGCCGCTGCCGTCAGCTGAAATGTTAGCTATCTACCGTCTTATAAAACGCCAGGAAAAACCTCTAAACCTTAGAGCcggggaattttttaaaaaatcggaACCAAATCTCCGTGGCTTCGTGCAGCGTGAGTTCTGCAGCTCGGGGGACGCTGCAGTGTGATGTGGTGGAGAGAGCATGCTTCACCGCTCCTGCCATCCTGACAGCGCCCTCCctcccggcctcagcctcctggttcgCCAAACCGGAGGACTGAATTTATGGCTAGCTGGTCTCTGGGGCGCCTTCCAGCTCTGACATTCCCGCCTAGAATAGATCTTCCCGAAGGTTTCGCAGACAGACCAGAGGGGACCGAGCCGGGAAGGCGAGACAGGGACAGGCGAGAGACGCTGCTCCCAACTCGCAGAGGGAGAAAGCGTGTATCCCGGGCTGCCGGGGAGAGTGGAAAAGAAAGGACTGGTGACCGAGGGGTTTCTGCGCAGCTCCCGGGGAACCACGGCTGGATGGGGGTGGCGGGGAGACCGGGCGCCCATGGGAGCGGGGAAGCGGGGAGGCGGCGGCGGGAGCCATGCAGGGTCTGGGCCCCTGGGATGCGGGCAGAAGCGATGGGAGATCATGGGGAGGGCAGCCCGGCGGGAGGCGCGGACGAACAGGACCGCCCAGCCGCGAGAAGGCTCAGCCCAGGCAGGGGTCGGGGCGCGCTGGGCGCGTGTGGGGACGCACCTGGGTCTCCTCCTCGGAAAGGCCTGCCTCGGCCGCGATGAGGCACAGCGTGGTGGAATCCGGGTGCTTGTCGACCTTGTTGAAGTTGTACTCCAGGATTTCCACCTGGTCCTCTGTGGGGCCGCTCGCGGTCTCCGCCGACATGGTCCCTGCGCGCTGCGGGGCAGGGAGAAGCGGCGGCGGTGAGCGAGGCGTGGAGCGGGCGGGACGCAGCGAAGGAAGGCGGTCGCGGCGCCGCcgggcagccccagccccaggccgcCCCCTCCAGCGGTGCCACGGCCGCGCAAGTCCCCGGTGGCTGCACGCTGAGCGGGGGCTTACGGCTGCCCCCCACCCGGGCCTCCCTCCCTGGACTGAGCGCTGTTGCGGGCTGACGGCAGAGCCTAGCGTCCTGCGCCTCCCGCGCCCCCCGGGACCCCTTGCAGGAACTGTATCCCTGCCTGCGACGGGGGCGAGATAGATGATTCCGCGGGCCCTCACCGACCTCCGGCTCTAAGGAAGGAGTGAAGGAAGCGCGGGGGTGATTTTGAGAAATCCCCTTAAAAACTTCCTCCCGAAAGGGGGACCTCCCCTGGGGACAGACTTGACAGATCGCGAGGGTGGGTTCGCCCGAGTCCGCGACTAGCCGGCCTCCGGCCTCCCCGGTAGGCGGCCTTCTGTCTCCGCAGTGGGTTGGCGCTTTGGGGCCCTCTCCAGGCAGGGCTGCACACCCCACCCTTCCTCCAAAAAAGTTCCCCGCAAGACAAGTTACTTCTCAAAGTTGGGGAGACGGAGGCGGTGCTTttaatgtctttccattttacagagatggAGATAGGTCCGCAGAGAAGTGATTTAAGGCAGGGGATTGAGACACGGGAGAAACTTCCACCTGTGGGCTTGCATGTGCCACTCTGCCGctctgcaacctcctccttcaaCCCTTCGCCCCCACTCTTTCTAAGTATGCTTTAGTGAGTCCCCGGCCTGCAGTCACCAGGCCACTATTCCACAATTTACGGCAAAGAGCCTGCCTCACTGTGTGCTCCCCGAGGGGAGGACTTGCAAGATGGAGCCACAATCCAACTGAGGAGGATCCAGTcagctgtcttttaaaatttcagacttcCCTGTGATTGTATTAAAATTTACTATAAAGTCAGGAAAATGGGCCCATCACAAGCTTCAAGATCTCTTGTATCTCCTTACTTTAGAGCCAACCATTACTCTAGCAAATTTGAAGCAACATGACTTCCTGCTGGGTTCTCTCCATACCTACGAAGTCTCTGAATTGGgaccaaaaacttaaaaattttaaaaattggcagatGTAACCCCATCCACCTCCTCCTGCTAATTTAAGATGCATGAAGGTATAGAAAGTTGGAGTCTTCAAGATATCCTTGGCTGTGGGTTTGGCACACCTGTCAGGACTTGACTGTCGCTGACAGTAAAAGACAAGGGCAAGTGTGGGAATCACGTTGGTTTGTTGTTTTAAcaaacaattgcaaaatcatCCAGCACAATCCTGAGTAGGTTGTGATGTGGTTTGTGCCTGGGATGAGCCACACTTCACTGATGTCCCGGCAGAATGTACCCAATGCTGTTATAACCTTCTCCACTGTGACCTGCATCTTCTACTTCCTAAATAAGTGTCTTTACCTCTCCTTTGGGTCACTCTGAAGGGGCTTTCAGGCACAACGGGAAGTCATTCTACTGTGAGAGTCTGGCTCAAGTCACTTGCCAAGCCACCATGAAATCCCATGTTTTTAGGGGATTCTGTGCTTTCCCACCTAAAAATCATAGCACTGATTCCTGTCACGGTGCTAGGCAGGAGAGGGTCATACCAGGTCAGAAACACTTCTTCTTCTGTGTGCACCCATTGCCCGTACCTTTGACACACAACTTCAGAGCTGGGAAGAACCTTGGAAATTACCTCTTCCAGTCTTCTTCTGTAACAGCCCAGGAAAATGAGCATAGGAAGACTAACTTTCTGAATGTTGCCCAGCTGGTGACCTGTGCTCCGCTAGACCCTTCTCAGTGGGGCAGTCTGTCATTAGTCTGGTAGGAAAAATCAGGAGGGCAGTAGTCATAATGCAGGCAGGAGCTCATTGCCATTTTGAATGGGCATAGACTGTCCTAGTAGGACACCAATTCTAGCCAAAGTTGCCCACGGGAACCACCCACCACTGCTTGCTTCGCTTGAAAGAAAACAAGGGCTGGGAGACAGCTGCCTCTGATTTTACTTCTTGCCTTAGGAAGgttccagctaattttgtgtaacATAGTTGTGCCGGCTCTTCCatgaaaattttgtctttttctttgtagAATCCTCAGTCCTTcagaaatattaatttctaaaCTGACTGTTCTGCTTATACTTTCCCCTCTTTTTTGGTTATTTAATTCCTGTTATAACACTCAAGGGCTGCTACTGGTCTTACATTTAAtttactgcattttattttatgagatttCTGTGGCTTCTTGTTACAGGACTTTGTATGAGATTTTGTGGAGAGGTCCTGGTTAACTTTAAAGAACTCCTTGGGTTAGTTGGCTGAGAATCATTGGCTTTGGTTGGCTGCTGAGACTTGTGGGAGGACCATTTGAAAGCGCCTACTTCTCCAAGGTACACCAAGCAAACCTGATTTCTAGAAACGAAGGTGGAAGATCTCTATAGTCAAATGTATCTGTTATTTCTCTGCAAAGCTCTCAGCCCTTTGCTTGACAAATGTTTGCTGTTACTTCGTTTCttctctcgctctgtctctcttaaagaagatataaatcaAACTGCCTGGGTAACCTTGGCCTTATAAAGCTTTTCAACTATTTCCAGTAAGAAAACAGTTGAGAAGTTTCTCTGAAGATAGTCTAAACAATTTCagattaaaagaactaaaaatactttaaagctACTCAGACGTTAATCTTAGCACAAGTTTTATTGTTGTGGCTATTCATATCTCATCAGACATTCAAGGAGTAATTTGTCCTGTggttatatttttcctttgtggttttgGGAAGACATTGCATAAGCTTTTTCAAGATGTTACATGCAATCTGCTGgcttttttctaaattaattccAATGCTTGGGGTAGACAGTTGGGTCAACCCAATGGTTCTACTTTTGTCCCCTAATCctgtaatcatttattttaaaaatatctacttttATAAACTAGCTCACAAAAAGCACTATCAACTGGAAATCTTTGGTTACCTCTGTAGTAACCAAAAAATTTCTTTGGGCTCAAATTTGTCATCTTATCCTCCCTCTCCCAGTCATTCTGACCTCTTTGTAATAGCACTAATATCAAACCAAGAACAAAAGGTTATCAATGGCAGATTCTCCAAATAAACCCAGAGTCCTGTGGTGAGCTGGCCAAAAGGGAAACAAGCCAGTGGATTATTCTTTAGCCTATATTTCTTTTATGCTCACTGTGAACTTCCTGGAAGCAATGGGCTCTtgaaacattttgtattttcctaagtGAGGAAAATGATGTGTGGCCACTTCCGCAAGAGAAGTGGTGGGTCTTTGGAAGGGGATGGGGTCTTCCCCTTCGTCACTTATTCAGTTACTCTGAAGGTGGTAGAAGGGGGCATCGCCCAAGCTGTCAAGGCGCCCCAGAAATTGAAAAACAGAAGTTGAGTATTCATCTGCCTCTCCAGGCTAGCACAAGagctggaaggagagagagagagagagagagaattgttcTTTTAAGTATAAACTTGGAGATTGGTATCCTTAAGCTAACAGCAGTGCTTCTCAAGCCTGGATGGGCTTCAGAATTACCTGTGGAAATGTCTAAGCCCACCTCTTGAACCAGAACTGCATTTTAGAAACCTAGCACGAGAGAGACACAAAAAGTATTTCAGCTCTTAAAAAGATTTGCAATTTAATCATTAAAATCAATTCTAAATATTCTTATGCCGTATACCTGCTCTAATGCTGTATATCATCTTAACATTTAAGTAGATGGTAGGTTGAAGTCATTTTAAAGGAATAAGCTTTTAGAAGTAGATATTAGAATGACTAATTTAAACCTAATGCTATTAATCTTTTGTATATGTGGTcagaaatggggaaaatgcctttaaaattataaattagcaaaagaaaacagatattctCCAATGCTTTCAAAAgttcagaaatgaaataaaacccttttaaaaacttttcagaaaaaatgCATTCTTGTGATGAGATCAGAGTTTAAGAAAGCAAATCATTGAAAGGAAAACTCCTTCCAGTTCATCACACACATTTTAAGTAAATGACTTGGATGCCAAAAGTCACAATGGAAAAGATTTGGCAGTCTTAAGTATTACTGTTCTCCTCTAATTCCTTAAATTTCCCAAtgagaaaaattctaaaatttaagttACTATTTATGTACAAAACATATTTAATAGAACTTAGAACCAAACATTACTCTGAATAC
Protein-coding sequences here:
- the HOPX gene encoding homeodomain-only protein isoform b (isoform b is encoded by transcript variant 6): MSAETASGPTEDQVEILEYNFNKVDKHPDSTTLCLIAAEAGLSEEETQKWFKQRLAKWRRSEGLPSECRSVTD
- the HOPX gene encoding homeodomain-only protein isoform X1, with protein sequence MRQHLTGNSLKRAGTMSAETASGPTEDQVEILEYNFNKVDKHPDSTTLCLIAAEAGLSEEETQKWFKQRLAKWRRSEGLPSECRSVTD
- the HOPX gene encoding homeodomain-only protein isoform X3, whose product is MLIFLGCYRRRLEERAGTMSAETASGPTEDQVEILEYNFNKVDKHPDSTTLCLIAAEAGLSEEETQKWFKQRLAKWRRSEGLPSECRSVTD
- the HOPX gene encoding homeodomain-only protein isoform c (isoform c is encoded by transcript variant 5); amino-acid sequence: MLIFLGCYRRRLEERAGTMSAETASGPTEDQVEILEYNFNKVDKHPDSTTLCLIAAEAGLSEEETQGSDLISRSKIWHPESSPQREGYPHDSLPCLAFDYFSLLPPQCKEMV